In a genomic window of Pieris brassicae chromosome 7, ilPieBrab1.1, whole genome shotgun sequence:
- the LOC123712058 gene encoding protein kinase C-binding protein NELL1-like isoform X3: MAGTRPLVAVWFCWWWLRHAAATELDLLAALSLQNTSRPGVTVVPGMQPQRAAYTLQGDTRSLQVEGAPFERAAELLRRSPEFTLLAALRQDPANSGTILSFSHGFNRYLEVQSSGRRDEVRLHYVAAGGTAPRIETFPFRLADGAWHRLALAVSGAQATLFVDCHPLYRRLIPPPDRNFTQPQLALWVGQRNSKHSLFKGTLQDVRLVSGPHGYLVQCPGLDSECPTCGQFALLQATVQELTSHIHDLSLKLVGTEARLARLEQCDCQKSCYSNGTVHADGATWQKDCNRCSCVHGEITCRPVECDRAECKNPVLHPGECCPTCLRQCLLKGTLYEHGERFAPKECAECVCHDGNMQCTRVDPDTACPPLPCDPPDQFTVPGECCKFCPGVDYCSMGHSCDENATCMNLNTKYTCKCNQGFQGDGLSCADVDECQQAGGLYGHHCHSNTRCVNVVGGYVCQCLPGYTRRDKFNCVEVDECASETHSCHADAVCANTPGSYSCQCREGYSGDGYLCTPICTGGCLNGGVCSGPERCVCARGFGGSRCERDVDECAPPAHPAAHAPCVPRAACVNTPGSYYCVCRDGYRRDPHRDHCEDVDECLEGFHTCHPSARCVNVDGSFRCECDTQPCELSCSWQGNIIPDGTRWAEAGGCRTCSCVGGVASCTRALCSCDTDNTSLPMDSESLAPSSCCPHCEARFHCRHQEMHHVTFRSGERWLYQCQICECLLGEVDCWEPQCSEGGGCCGARGEWRASTHLDLPGCAPHCACTSASLADGGAGPRGAVARPRASAAPQASRRAALEPP, encoded by the exons CCACCGAGCTAGACCTGTTGGCCGCGCTGTCTCTACAGAACACATCACGGCCTGGAGTCACCGTCGTGCCTGGCATGCAACCACAGAGGGCTGCTTACACCTTGCAAG GAGACACGCGGTCGTTACAAGTAGAGGGAGCACCATTCGAGCGAGCAGCTGAACTCTTGCGACGTTCCCCAGAGTTCACGCTTCTTGCTGCTCTGCGACAGGACCCAGCCAACTCTGGCACAATTTTATCGTTCTCTCACGGCTTTAACAG GTACCTGGAGGTGCAGTCCAGCGGACGGAGGGATGAGGTGCGCCTGCACTACGTGGCGGCGGGAGGTACGGCACCTCGCATCGAGACCTTCCCATTCCGATTGGCGGATGGCGCCTGGCACCGACTGGCGCTAGCGGTGTCCGGCGCGCAGGCAACGCTCTTTGTGGACTGCCATCCACTCTACCGCCGCCTCATTCCGCCGCCCGATAGGAATTTCACACAGCCGCAACTCGCTCTCTGGGTCGGGCAAAGAAATAGcaaacattctttgtttaag GGAACACTACAAGACGTGAGGTTGGTGTCTGGGCCTCATGGGTACCTAGTTCAATGTCCAGGTTTAGATTCTGAATGTCCTACCTGTGGTCAATTCGCATTACTACAGGCTACAGTTCAAGAGTTAACTTCACATATTCATGATCTTTCACTCAAG TTGGTGGGCACTGAGGCCCGGCTGGCGCGGTTGGAGCAGTGTGACTGCCAGAAGTCATGCTACTCCAACGGCACAGTACACGCAGATGGCGCCACTTGGCAGAAGGACTGTAATCGCTGCTCATGCGTG cATGGAGAGATAACGTGTAGGCCGGTGGAGTGCGACAGGGCGGAATGTAAGAACCCAGTACTACACCCGGGGGAATGCTGTCCTACTTGCTTGA GACAATGCCTCCTTAAAGGCACATTATATGAGCACGGCGAACGTTTCGCGCCAAAGGAATGCGCGGAATGCGTATGCCACGATGGCAACATGCAGTGTACAAGGGTCGACCCGGACACCGCCTGTCCGCCCTTACCCTGCGACCCACCTGATCAGTTCACTGTGCCTGGCGAATGCTGCAAGTTTTGTCCAG gCGTGGACTACTGCAGCATGGGTCACTCGTGTGACGAGAACGCGACGTGTATGAATCTCAATACTAAATATACTTGCAAATGTAATCAAGGCTTTCAAGGAGACGGACTTTCTTGTGCAG ACGTGGATGAATGTCAGCAAGCGGGCGGTTTGTACGGTCACCACTGCCACTCGAACACACGGTGCGTTAACGTGGTAGGTGGGTACGTATGCCAATGCCTGCCTGGGtacacgcgacgcgacaaatTCAACTGCGTAGAAGTCGACGAGTGTGCGAGCGAGACGCACTCATGCCACGCAGACGCAGTGTGTGCGAACACGCCAGGTTCCTATTCATGTCAATGCAGAGAGGGATATAGTGGCGATGGATATCTTTGTACTC CAATATGCACGGGTGGATGTCTGAACGGCGGTGTTTGCTCGGGTCCAGAGCGATGCGTGTGTGCGCGTGGCTTTGGCGGGTCTCGGTGTGAGCGCGACGTGGACGAGTGCGCTCCCCCCGCGCACCCGGCAGCCCACGCGCCCTGTGTGCCGCGCGCTGCGTGTGTCAACACGCCGGGTTCCTATTACTGCGTATGCCGGGACGGCTATCGGCGCGACCCACATAGAGATCATTGTGAAG ATGTTGATGAATGTTTGGAAGGATTCCACACTTGTCACCCGAGTGCGCGTTGTGTCAACGTGGATGGGAGCTTCCGTTGCGAATGTGATACACAACCCTGTGAACTTA GCTGTTCGTGGCAAGGCAATATAATACCGGACGGGACTCGGTGGGCGGAAGCGGGCGGATGCCGCACGTGCTCGTGCGTGGGCGGAGTCGCTTCGTGCACGCGCGCACTCTGCTCCTGTGATACAGACAATACCTCACTACCG ATGGACAGCGAGAGCCTAGCTCCGTCGTCGTGTTGCCCGCACTGCGAGGCACGGTTCCACTGTCGTCATCAGGAGATGCATCACGTCACTTTCCGAAGCGGCGAGCGCTGGCTCTACCAGTGCCAGATCTGCGAATGCCTC CTGGGCGAGGTGGACTGTTGGGAGCCGCAGTGCTCGGAGGGGGGCGGGTGCTGCGGGGCGCGGGGGGAGTGGCGGGCCTCGACGCATCTCGATCTGCCCGGCTGCGCACCGCACTGCGCGTGCACG AGCGCGTCGCTCGCTGACGGCGGCGCTGGCCCTCGCGGCGCTGTGGCTCGGCCGCGCGCCTCGGCCGCACCGCAAGCATCGCGGCGCGCGGCGCTAGAGCCGCCCTGA
- the LOC123712058 gene encoding protein kinase C-binding protein NELL1-like isoform X1, translating into MAGTRPLVAVWFCWWWLRHAAATELDLLAALSLQNTSRPGVTVVPGMQPQRAAYTLQGDTRSLQVEGAPFERAAELLRRSPEFTLLAALRQDPANSGTILSFSHGFNRYLEVQSSGRRDEVRLHYVAAGGTAPRIETFPFRLADGAWHRLALAVSGAQATLFVDCHPLYRRLIPPPDRNFTQPQLALWVGQRNSKHSLFKGTLQDVRLVSGPHGYLVQCPGLDSECPTCGQFALLQATVQELTSHIHDLSLKLVGTEARLARLEQCDCQKSCYSNGTVHADGATWQKDCNRCSCVHGEITCRPVECDRAECKNPVLHPGECCPTCLRQCLLKGTLYEHGERFAPKECAECVCHDGNMQCTRVDPDTACPPLPCDPPDQFTVPGECCKFCPGVDYCSMGHSCDENATCMNLNTKYTCKCNQGFQGDGLSCADVDECQQAGGLYGHHCHSNTRCVNVVGGYVCQCLPGYTRRDKFNCVEVDECASETHSCHADAVCANTPGSYSCQCREGYSGDGYLCTPICTGGCLNGGVCSGPERCVCARGFGGSRCERDVDECAPPAHPAAHAPCVPRAACVNTPGSYYCVCRDGYRRDPHRDHCEDVDECLEGFHTCHPSARCVNVDGSFRCECDTQPCELSCSWQGNIIPDGTRWAEAGGCRTCSCVGGVASCTRALCSCDTDNTSLPMDSESLAPSSCCPHCEARFHCRHQEMHHVTFRSGERWLYQCQICECLLGEVDCWEPQCSEGGGCCGARGEWRASTHLDLPGCAPHCACTGGQCAATLVSNLACCVHRARRSLTAALALAALWLGRAPRPHRKHRGARR; encoded by the exons CCACCGAGCTAGACCTGTTGGCCGCGCTGTCTCTACAGAACACATCACGGCCTGGAGTCACCGTCGTGCCTGGCATGCAACCACAGAGGGCTGCTTACACCTTGCAAG GAGACACGCGGTCGTTACAAGTAGAGGGAGCACCATTCGAGCGAGCAGCTGAACTCTTGCGACGTTCCCCAGAGTTCACGCTTCTTGCTGCTCTGCGACAGGACCCAGCCAACTCTGGCACAATTTTATCGTTCTCTCACGGCTTTAACAG GTACCTGGAGGTGCAGTCCAGCGGACGGAGGGATGAGGTGCGCCTGCACTACGTGGCGGCGGGAGGTACGGCACCTCGCATCGAGACCTTCCCATTCCGATTGGCGGATGGCGCCTGGCACCGACTGGCGCTAGCGGTGTCCGGCGCGCAGGCAACGCTCTTTGTGGACTGCCATCCACTCTACCGCCGCCTCATTCCGCCGCCCGATAGGAATTTCACACAGCCGCAACTCGCTCTCTGGGTCGGGCAAAGAAATAGcaaacattctttgtttaag GGAACACTACAAGACGTGAGGTTGGTGTCTGGGCCTCATGGGTACCTAGTTCAATGTCCAGGTTTAGATTCTGAATGTCCTACCTGTGGTCAATTCGCATTACTACAGGCTACAGTTCAAGAGTTAACTTCACATATTCATGATCTTTCACTCAAG TTGGTGGGCACTGAGGCCCGGCTGGCGCGGTTGGAGCAGTGTGACTGCCAGAAGTCATGCTACTCCAACGGCACAGTACACGCAGATGGCGCCACTTGGCAGAAGGACTGTAATCGCTGCTCATGCGTG cATGGAGAGATAACGTGTAGGCCGGTGGAGTGCGACAGGGCGGAATGTAAGAACCCAGTACTACACCCGGGGGAATGCTGTCCTACTTGCTTGA GACAATGCCTCCTTAAAGGCACATTATATGAGCACGGCGAACGTTTCGCGCCAAAGGAATGCGCGGAATGCGTATGCCACGATGGCAACATGCAGTGTACAAGGGTCGACCCGGACACCGCCTGTCCGCCCTTACCCTGCGACCCACCTGATCAGTTCACTGTGCCTGGCGAATGCTGCAAGTTTTGTCCAG gCGTGGACTACTGCAGCATGGGTCACTCGTGTGACGAGAACGCGACGTGTATGAATCTCAATACTAAATATACTTGCAAATGTAATCAAGGCTTTCAAGGAGACGGACTTTCTTGTGCAG ACGTGGATGAATGTCAGCAAGCGGGCGGTTTGTACGGTCACCACTGCCACTCGAACACACGGTGCGTTAACGTGGTAGGTGGGTACGTATGCCAATGCCTGCCTGGGtacacgcgacgcgacaaatTCAACTGCGTAGAAGTCGACGAGTGTGCGAGCGAGACGCACTCATGCCACGCAGACGCAGTGTGTGCGAACACGCCAGGTTCCTATTCATGTCAATGCAGAGAGGGATATAGTGGCGATGGATATCTTTGTACTC CAATATGCACGGGTGGATGTCTGAACGGCGGTGTTTGCTCGGGTCCAGAGCGATGCGTGTGTGCGCGTGGCTTTGGCGGGTCTCGGTGTGAGCGCGACGTGGACGAGTGCGCTCCCCCCGCGCACCCGGCAGCCCACGCGCCCTGTGTGCCGCGCGCTGCGTGTGTCAACACGCCGGGTTCCTATTACTGCGTATGCCGGGACGGCTATCGGCGCGACCCACATAGAGATCATTGTGAAG ATGTTGATGAATGTTTGGAAGGATTCCACACTTGTCACCCGAGTGCGCGTTGTGTCAACGTGGATGGGAGCTTCCGTTGCGAATGTGATACACAACCCTGTGAACTTA GCTGTTCGTGGCAAGGCAATATAATACCGGACGGGACTCGGTGGGCGGAAGCGGGCGGATGCCGCACGTGCTCGTGCGTGGGCGGAGTCGCTTCGTGCACGCGCGCACTCTGCTCCTGTGATACAGACAATACCTCACTACCG ATGGACAGCGAGAGCCTAGCTCCGTCGTCGTGTTGCCCGCACTGCGAGGCACGGTTCCACTGTCGTCATCAGGAGATGCATCACGTCACTTTCCGAAGCGGCGAGCGCTGGCTCTACCAGTGCCAGATCTGCGAATGCCTC CTGGGCGAGGTGGACTGTTGGGAGCCGCAGTGCTCGGAGGGGGGCGGGTGCTGCGGGGCGCGGGGGGAGTGGCGGGCCTCGACGCATCTCGATCTGCCCGGCTGCGCACCGCACTGCGCGTGCACG GGCGGGCAGTGCGCCGCTACTCTGGTGAGCAATCTCGCGTGTTGTGTGCATCG AGCGCGTCGCTCGCTGACGGCGGCGCTGGCCCTCGCGGCGCTGTGGCTCGGCCGCGCGCCTCGGCCGCACCGCAAGCATCGCGGCGCGCGGCGCTAG
- the LOC123712058 gene encoding protein kinase C-binding protein NELL1-like isoform X2, with amino-acid sequence MAGTRPLVAVWFCWWWLRHAAATELDLLAALSLQNTSRPGVTVVPGMQPQRAAYTLQGDTRSLQVEGAPFERAAELLRRSPEFTLLAALRQDPANSGTILSFSHGFNRYLEVQSSGRRDEVRLHYVAAGGTAPRIETFPFRLADGAWHRLALAVSGAQATLFVDCHPLYRRLIPPPDRNFTQPQLALWVGQRNSKHSLFKGTLQDVRLVSGPHGYLVQCPGLDSECPTCGQFALLQATVQELTSHIHDLSLKLVGTEARLARLEQCDCQKSCYSNGTVHADGATWQKDCNRCSCVHGEITCRPVECDRAECKNPVLHPGECCPTCLRQCLLKGTLYEHGERFAPKECAECVCHDGNMQCTRVDPDTACPPLPCDPPDQFTVPGECCKFCPGVDYCSMGHSCDENATCMNLNTKYTCKCNQGFQGDGLSCADVDECQQAGGLYGHHCHSNTRCVNVVGGYVCQCLPGYTRRDKFNCVEVDECASETHSCHADAVCANTPGSYSCQCREGYSGDGYLCTPICTGGCLNGGVCSGPERCVCARGFGGSRCERDVDECAPPAHPAAHAPCVPRAACVNTPGSYYCVCRDGYRRDPHRDHCEDVDECLEGFHTCHPSARCVNVDGSFRCECDTQPCELSCSWQGNIIPDGTRWAEAGGCRTCSCVGGVASCTRALCSCDTDNTSLPMDSESLAPSSCCPHCEARFHCRHQEMHHVTFRSGERWLYQCQICECLLGEVDCWEPQCSEGGGCCGARGEWRASTHLDLPGCAPHCACTGGQCAATLSASLADGGAGPRGAVARPRASAAPQASRRAALEPP; translated from the exons CCACCGAGCTAGACCTGTTGGCCGCGCTGTCTCTACAGAACACATCACGGCCTGGAGTCACCGTCGTGCCTGGCATGCAACCACAGAGGGCTGCTTACACCTTGCAAG GAGACACGCGGTCGTTACAAGTAGAGGGAGCACCATTCGAGCGAGCAGCTGAACTCTTGCGACGTTCCCCAGAGTTCACGCTTCTTGCTGCTCTGCGACAGGACCCAGCCAACTCTGGCACAATTTTATCGTTCTCTCACGGCTTTAACAG GTACCTGGAGGTGCAGTCCAGCGGACGGAGGGATGAGGTGCGCCTGCACTACGTGGCGGCGGGAGGTACGGCACCTCGCATCGAGACCTTCCCATTCCGATTGGCGGATGGCGCCTGGCACCGACTGGCGCTAGCGGTGTCCGGCGCGCAGGCAACGCTCTTTGTGGACTGCCATCCACTCTACCGCCGCCTCATTCCGCCGCCCGATAGGAATTTCACACAGCCGCAACTCGCTCTCTGGGTCGGGCAAAGAAATAGcaaacattctttgtttaag GGAACACTACAAGACGTGAGGTTGGTGTCTGGGCCTCATGGGTACCTAGTTCAATGTCCAGGTTTAGATTCTGAATGTCCTACCTGTGGTCAATTCGCATTACTACAGGCTACAGTTCAAGAGTTAACTTCACATATTCATGATCTTTCACTCAAG TTGGTGGGCACTGAGGCCCGGCTGGCGCGGTTGGAGCAGTGTGACTGCCAGAAGTCATGCTACTCCAACGGCACAGTACACGCAGATGGCGCCACTTGGCAGAAGGACTGTAATCGCTGCTCATGCGTG cATGGAGAGATAACGTGTAGGCCGGTGGAGTGCGACAGGGCGGAATGTAAGAACCCAGTACTACACCCGGGGGAATGCTGTCCTACTTGCTTGA GACAATGCCTCCTTAAAGGCACATTATATGAGCACGGCGAACGTTTCGCGCCAAAGGAATGCGCGGAATGCGTATGCCACGATGGCAACATGCAGTGTACAAGGGTCGACCCGGACACCGCCTGTCCGCCCTTACCCTGCGACCCACCTGATCAGTTCACTGTGCCTGGCGAATGCTGCAAGTTTTGTCCAG gCGTGGACTACTGCAGCATGGGTCACTCGTGTGACGAGAACGCGACGTGTATGAATCTCAATACTAAATATACTTGCAAATGTAATCAAGGCTTTCAAGGAGACGGACTTTCTTGTGCAG ACGTGGATGAATGTCAGCAAGCGGGCGGTTTGTACGGTCACCACTGCCACTCGAACACACGGTGCGTTAACGTGGTAGGTGGGTACGTATGCCAATGCCTGCCTGGGtacacgcgacgcgacaaatTCAACTGCGTAGAAGTCGACGAGTGTGCGAGCGAGACGCACTCATGCCACGCAGACGCAGTGTGTGCGAACACGCCAGGTTCCTATTCATGTCAATGCAGAGAGGGATATAGTGGCGATGGATATCTTTGTACTC CAATATGCACGGGTGGATGTCTGAACGGCGGTGTTTGCTCGGGTCCAGAGCGATGCGTGTGTGCGCGTGGCTTTGGCGGGTCTCGGTGTGAGCGCGACGTGGACGAGTGCGCTCCCCCCGCGCACCCGGCAGCCCACGCGCCCTGTGTGCCGCGCGCTGCGTGTGTCAACACGCCGGGTTCCTATTACTGCGTATGCCGGGACGGCTATCGGCGCGACCCACATAGAGATCATTGTGAAG ATGTTGATGAATGTTTGGAAGGATTCCACACTTGTCACCCGAGTGCGCGTTGTGTCAACGTGGATGGGAGCTTCCGTTGCGAATGTGATACACAACCCTGTGAACTTA GCTGTTCGTGGCAAGGCAATATAATACCGGACGGGACTCGGTGGGCGGAAGCGGGCGGATGCCGCACGTGCTCGTGCGTGGGCGGAGTCGCTTCGTGCACGCGCGCACTCTGCTCCTGTGATACAGACAATACCTCACTACCG ATGGACAGCGAGAGCCTAGCTCCGTCGTCGTGTTGCCCGCACTGCGAGGCACGGTTCCACTGTCGTCATCAGGAGATGCATCACGTCACTTTCCGAAGCGGCGAGCGCTGGCTCTACCAGTGCCAGATCTGCGAATGCCTC CTGGGCGAGGTGGACTGTTGGGAGCCGCAGTGCTCGGAGGGGGGCGGGTGCTGCGGGGCGCGGGGGGAGTGGCGGGCCTCGACGCATCTCGATCTGCCCGGCTGCGCACCGCACTGCGCGTGCACG GGCGGGCAGTGCGCCGCTACTCTG AGCGCGTCGCTCGCTGACGGCGGCGCTGGCCCTCGCGGCGCTGTGGCTCGGCCGCGCGCCTCGGCCGCACCGCAAGCATCGCGGCGCGCGGCGCTAGAGCCGCCCTGA